The Saccharopolyspora gloriosae genome window below encodes:
- a CDS encoding ATP-binding cassette domain-containing protein, protein MNDLRISDLTAGYRRRTVLTEISAHVPGGGWLGIIGPNGSGKSTLLKAIAGLLRHEGTVLIGGRPLHDTGRRERARLLGYAPQIPQLPPGLTVTDYVLLGRTPHLGPLGREGRTDREVVGRILERLDLTRLATRPLTELSGGERQRAVLGRALAQRAGVLLLDEPTTGLDIGHAQALLDLVDELRRELGTTVVTTLHDLTISAQYAENLLLLADGRVAVHGTPAEVLTPAVLTDHYDARATVLTGPDGSPVVAPVRGGGAGRSSEVGG, encoded by the coding sequence GTGAACGATCTGCGGATCAGCGACCTCACCGCCGGATACCGGCGGCGCACCGTGCTGACCGAGATCTCCGCGCACGTCCCCGGCGGCGGCTGGCTCGGCATCATCGGCCCCAACGGCTCCGGCAAGTCCACCCTGCTCAAAGCCATCGCCGGCCTGCTGCGCCACGAAGGCACCGTGCTCATCGGCGGACGCCCGCTGCACGACACCGGACGCCGGGAACGGGCCCGGCTGCTCGGCTACGCCCCGCAGATCCCGCAGCTGCCACCAGGACTCACCGTCACCGACTACGTGCTGCTGGGCCGCACCCCGCACCTCGGGCCGCTCGGCCGCGAAGGACGCACCGACCGGGAAGTGGTGGGGCGAATCCTGGAACGCCTCGACCTGACCCGGCTCGCCACCCGCCCGCTCACCGAGCTCTCCGGCGGGGAACGGCAACGAGCCGTGCTCGGGCGGGCGCTGGCGCAGCGCGCCGGAGTGCTGCTGCTCGACGAACCCACCACCGGCCTCGACATCGGCCACGCCCAAGCGCTGCTGGACCTCGTCGACGAACTGCGCCGCGAACTCGGCACCACCGTCGTCACGACCCTGCACGACCTGACGATCTCCGCGCAGTACGCCGAGAACCTGCTGCTGCTCGCCGACGGCCGCGTCGCCGTGCACGGCACACCCGCCGAAGTGCTCACCCCCGCCGTGCTCACCGACCACTACGACGCCCGAGCCACCGTCCTCACTGGTCCCGACGGTTCCCCGGTTGTCGCTCCTGTTCGGGGTGGGGGAGCCGGTCGTTCGTCTGAGGTGGGCGGGTAG